A DNA window from Microcystis aeruginosa NIES-843 contains the following coding sequences:
- the lpxA gene encoding acyl-ACP--UDP-N-acetylglucosamine O-acyltransferase: MIHTVTKLSAGDFPLNTLIHPTAVIHPSAKLAPKVKVGPYAVIGANVEIEADTIIDAHVVIEGPTKIGKGNHIFSGAVIGNEPQDLKYKGGESSVEIGDHNQIREFVTINRATDTGEVTQIGSNNLLMAYVHVAHNCILQDNIIIANSVALAGHVQIESKAVIGGVLGVHQFVHIGKMAMLGGMSRIDRDVPPFTLVEGNPCRVRTLNLVGLQRAGFTDEDLALLKKAFRIIYRSNINLQEALEQVSLLTDNPHVQHLCQFLQSSTTGEKRRGLIPGK; the protein is encoded by the coding sequence AGCGCGGGAGACTTCCCTTTGAATACGTTAATTCACCCCACTGCGGTTATCCATCCGTCGGCAAAACTTGCTCCAAAGGTTAAAGTTGGTCCCTATGCTGTGATCGGGGCCAATGTGGAAATTGAAGCTGATACAATTATTGATGCCCATGTGGTCATTGAGGGTCCGACCAAAATTGGCAAGGGTAATCATATTTTTTCCGGGGCTGTTATTGGTAATGAACCACAGGATTTAAAGTATAAAGGTGGCGAAAGTAGCGTGGAAATTGGTGATCATAACCAAATTCGCGAGTTTGTCACGATTAATCGCGCCACGGATACGGGAGAAGTTACCCAAATTGGCAGTAATAATTTATTAATGGCCTATGTTCACGTTGCCCATAATTGTATTTTGCAAGATAACATTATTATCGCTAATAGTGTCGCTTTGGCAGGTCATGTCCAGATCGAATCAAAAGCAGTTATCGGGGGGGTTTTAGGAGTACATCAATTTGTTCATATTGGCAAAATGGCCATGTTAGGAGGAATGAGTCGTATTGATCGCGATGTTCCCCCTTTTACTTTAGTGGAAGGCAATCCCTGTCGGGTACGAACTCTTAATTTAGTCGGTTTACAAAGGGCCGGTTTTACCGATGAAGATCTAGCTTTACTGAAAAAAGCTTTTCGGATTATCTATCGTTCTAATATAAATCTTCAGGAGGCTTTAGAACAAGTTTCTCTCTTAACCGATAACCCCCATGTTCAACATCTCTGTCAATTTTTACAATCCTCTACCACGGGAGAAAAACGCCGCGGTTTAATTCCGGGAAAATAA
- the lpxB gene encoding lipid-A-disaccharide synthase, translating to MRIFISTGEVSGDLQAAMLIESLFKLAKTQAIELEIFALGGDRMELAGAKMLGKTTRLAAMGLIESIPFIWPTLQLQKRAKEFFKDHPPDLIILIDYVGANVAIGQSAKKIIPQVPIIYYIAPQVWIWSEENIPSAKLRATAEKLFNTEKLIAVTDKLLAIFPAEARFFETKGLPVTWVGHPLVDRMANAPNRQEMRQKWAIKPEETVIALLPASRQQEFKYLVPTVCAAAKKLQEKIPDIKFLIPVPLALYEPKMRELVKEYGLNAVIMERDQTLEAIAAADLAVAKSGTVNLEIALLNVPQVVVYRLSVVTAWIARNIMKLSVPFVSPVNLVLMREIVPELLQEEANPERIMQECLDLLLNQQRRQKMLNEYAETKAGLGTVGSCERVAQEVLNFTDQVPKNQKKAG from the coding sequence ATGCGTATATTTATTAGCACGGGTGAGGTATCGGGTGATTTACAGGCAGCCATGCTGATTGAATCCCTTTTTAAACTAGCTAAAACCCAGGCAATTGAGTTAGAAATTTTTGCTTTAGGTGGCGATCGCATGGAGTTAGCCGGGGCGAAAATGTTGGGTAAAACCACTCGACTGGCTGCCATGGGATTAATTGAATCTATCCCCTTTATTTGGCCAACTTTACAACTACAAAAACGAGCAAAAGAGTTTTTTAAAGATCATCCTCCCGATCTGATTATTTTAATTGATTATGTGGGGGCAAATGTGGCGATCGGTCAATCGGCTAAAAAAATTATTCCCCAAGTGCCAATTATTTATTATATTGCCCCACAGGTGTGGATTTGGTCGGAAGAAAATATTCCCTCAGCTAAACTAAGGGCCACAGCAGAAAAGTTATTTAATACGGAAAAATTAATCGCCGTCACGGATAAATTATTGGCAATTTTTCCTGCCGAAGCCCGTTTTTTTGAAACAAAAGGTTTACCGGTAACTTGGGTGGGACATCCTTTAGTTGATCGTATGGCTAATGCTCCCAATCGGCAAGAAATGCGGCAAAAATGGGCAATAAAACCCGAAGAAACGGTAATCGCTTTATTACCTGCTTCCCGTCAACAGGAGTTTAAATATCTCGTGCCGACGGTGTGCGCTGCTGCTAAAAAATTACAGGAAAAAATTCCCGATATTAAGTTTTTAATTCCCGTTCCCCTAGCTTTATACGAACCAAAAATGCGAGAATTAGTGAAGGAATATGGATTAAATGCGGTGATTATGGAACGAGATCAGACTTTAGAAGCGATTGCCGCAGCCGATCTGGCTGTGGCTAAGTCTGGTACAGTTAATCTCGAAATTGCTTTGTTAAATGTGCCGCAGGTGGTGGTTTACCGTTTAAGTGTAGTTACTGCTTGGATTGCCCGCAATATTATGAAGCTTTCTGTACCATTTGTCTCACCGGTAAATTTAGTTTTAATGCGAGAAATTGTTCCCGAATTATTACAAGAGGAAGCTAACCCAGAGAGAATTATGCAGGAATGTCTAGATTTATTATTAAATCAGCAACGTCGGCAAAAAATGTTAAATGAATACGCAGAAACTAAAGCCGGTTTAGGAACAGTAGGCAGTTGTGAGCGAGTGGCACAAGAGGTACTTAATTTTACGGATCAAGTTCCGAAAAACCAGAAAAAAGCGGGGTAA
- the gcvP gene encoding aminomethyl-transferring glycine dehydrogenase — MKRNTFVIVETEINMLNRSITAEKTEEFAPADLQDLLDCTDSFVNRHIGPTETEIEKMLAVLGVATVEELIAKTVPSGIRLQKSLNLAPALSEYAALAQLKAIASKNQVFRSFIGMGYHDCITPPVILRNILENPGWYTAYTPYQAEIAQGRLEALLNFQTLITSLTGLEIANASLLDEGTAAAEAMSMSYGLCKTKANAFFISSSCHPQTIEVVKTRAIPLGIDIIIEDHRLFDFQTPIFGALLQYPATDGVIYDYRQFIAKAQENGALVTVAADILSLALLTPPGELGADIAVGSSQRFGVPLGYGGPHAAYFATKDAYKRSIPGRIVGVSKDSQGKPALRLALQTREQHIRRDKATSNICTAQVLLAVIASMYAVYHGPEGIKKIAQRVQKLTALLANGLKKLGYQVGKEPYFDTLKVTVSTGVKDIFAKAKTHKINLRYFDENNLGISLDETTSLRDVWDLWQIFAPTEELPFTAAELVEKISLELPANLTRTSAYLTEPVFNRYHSETELLRYLHRLETKDLALNTSMIPLGSCTMKLNAVAEMIPVTWAEFGKLHPFAPIDQAEGYQLLFQQLETWLGEITGFDGISLQPNAGSQGEYAGLQVIRAYHESRGQGHRQICLIPESAHGTNPASAVMCGMKVVAVNCDSRGNIDINDLKTKARKHQDNLAALMVTYPSTHGVFEQGISEICALIHQYGGQVYMDGANMNAQVGLCRPADFGADVCHLNLHKTFCIPHGGGGPGMGPIGVKSHLVPFLPDVSLVLAKLSPETANGKHQDSIGAISAAPWGSASILVISWMYIAMMGAAGLKKATEVAILNANYMAFRLESAYPVLFKGSAGTVAHECVIDLRPLKKQAGIEVEDVAKRLMDFGFHAPTVSWPVAGTMMVEPTESESLGELDRFCEALLTIYQEVQAIANGSMDPHDNPLKNAPHTAAVLTADDWSRPYSRQQAAYPLSWLKDYKFWPVVGRVDNAYGDRNLVCSCEGMDAYK; from the coding sequence ATGAAACGCAACACTTTTGTAATTGTTGAAACCGAGATTAATATGCTAAATAGGTCAATTACGGCCGAGAAAACCGAGGAATTCGCTCCTGCTGACCTGCAAGACCTGCTAGACTGTACCGATAGCTTTGTTAACCGTCACATTGGGCCGACGGAGACGGAAATCGAGAAAATGCTGGCGGTTTTGGGTGTTGCTACTGTTGAGGAGTTAATCGCTAAAACTGTCCCGTCAGGAATTCGTTTACAAAAAAGCCTTAATCTAGCACCTGCCTTGAGTGAATACGCCGCTCTTGCCCAATTAAAAGCTATTGCCTCCAAAAATCAGGTATTTCGCTCCTTTATTGGCATGGGCTACCATGACTGTATCACCCCGCCGGTAATTCTCCGCAACATCCTAGAAAATCCGGGTTGGTACACCGCCTATACTCCCTATCAAGCGGAAATCGCCCAAGGACGCTTAGAAGCTCTCTTAAACTTCCAAACTCTCATCACTAGCTTAACCGGTCTGGAAATTGCTAACGCTTCCCTCCTCGATGAAGGAACAGCAGCCGCGGAAGCGATGAGTATGAGTTATGGACTGTGTAAAACTAAAGCCAATGCTTTCTTTATCTCTAGTAGTTGCCATCCCCAAACGATTGAAGTTGTTAAAACCAGAGCGATTCCTTTAGGTATTGACATTATTATCGAGGATCATCGTCTCTTTGACTTTCAAACGCCCATTTTTGGCGCATTATTACAATATCCAGCCACCGATGGCGTAATTTATGACTATCGGCAATTTATCGCCAAAGCGCAGGAAAATGGGGCTTTAGTCACCGTTGCCGCCGATATTCTCAGTTTAGCCCTGTTGACTCCCCCCGGCGAATTGGGGGCTGATATTGCCGTGGGTAGCAGTCAACGCTTTGGGGTTCCCTTGGGTTATGGGGGTCCCCATGCCGCTTATTTTGCCACCAAAGATGCCTATAAACGCAGCATTCCGGGGCGCATTGTCGGGGTATCGAAGGATAGTCAGGGTAAACCCGCACTGCGTTTAGCTTTGCAAACCCGCGAACAACATATCCGCCGGGATAAAGCCACCAGTAATATTTGTACCGCACAGGTGTTACTAGCGGTGATTGCTTCCATGTACGCGGTGTATCACGGACCGGAAGGAATCAAGAAAATCGCCCAAAGAGTGCAGAAATTAACCGCTTTATTGGCAAATGGTTTAAAAAAGTTGGGTTATCAAGTGGGGAAAGAACCGTACTTCGATACGCTCAAAGTTACGGTATCCACGGGAGTTAAGGATATCTTCGCCAAGGCAAAAACCCATAAGATTAATCTGCGTTATTTTGATGAGAATAATCTAGGAATTAGTCTCGATGAAACCACCAGTCTCAGGGATGTGTGGGATTTATGGCAAATTTTTGCCCCCACCGAGGAATTACCCTTTACCGCGGCGGAATTAGTCGAGAAAATTAGTCTAGAATTACCCGCTAATTTAACCCGTACCAGTGCCTATCTTACCGAACCGGTGTTCAATCGTTACCACTCGGAAACGGAATTACTCAGATATCTGCACCGTCTGGAAACAAAGGATTTAGCCTTAAATACTTCCATGATTCCCCTCGGTTCCTGTACGATGAAACTCAATGCCGTAGCGGAGATGATTCCGGTAACTTGGGCAGAATTCGGCAAATTACACCCTTTTGCCCCGATTGACCAAGCAGAAGGCTATCAACTGCTCTTTCAACAGTTAGAAACTTGGTTAGGGGAAATTACCGGGTTTGATGGCATTTCCCTACAACCGAACGCCGGTTCTCAGGGAGAGTATGCCGGTTTACAGGTGATCCGAGCCTACCATGAAAGTCGCGGTCAAGGTCATCGTCAGATTTGCTTAATTCCTGAGTCCGCTCACGGGACTAATCCTGCCAGTGCTGTTATGTGTGGTATGAAAGTAGTGGCGGTTAATTGCGATTCTCGGGGCAATATTGATATTAATGACCTGAAAACTAAGGCCCGGAAGCATCAGGATAATCTAGCGGCTTTGATGGTGACGTATCCTTCCACTCACGGCGTTTTTGAACAGGGAATTAGCGAAATTTGTGCCTTGATTCATCAATACGGTGGTCAAGTGTATATGGATGGCGCCAATATGAATGCTCAGGTGGGTTTATGTCGTCCGGCGGATTTTGGCGCTGATGTCTGTCACTTGAATCTCCATAAAACTTTCTGTATTCCCCACGGTGGGGGGGGACCCGGTATGGGACCAATCGGAGTAAAATCCCATTTAGTGCCTTTTCTGCCCGATGTTTCCCTGGTTTTGGCGAAATTATCCCCAGAAACCGCTAACGGTAAGCATCAGGACTCGATTGGGGCAATTTCGGCCGCGCCTTGGGGTAGTGCCAGCATTTTGGTGATTTCTTGGATGTATATCGCTATGATGGGGGCAGCAGGCTTGAAAAAAGCGACAGAAGTGGCAATTTTGAACGCTAATTATATGGCTTTTCGTCTGGAGTCGGCCTATCCGGTGTTATTTAAGGGTAGCGCGGGAACGGTTGCCCACGAGTGCGTGATTGATTTACGTCCCCTGAAAAAACAGGCCGGCATCGAGGTGGAAGATGTGGCAAAACGCTTGATGGATTTCGGTTTCCACGCGCCGACGGTTTCTTGGCCCGTGGCGGGTACAATGATGGTGGAACCCACGGAAAGCGAATCTTTGGGCGAATTAGACCGTTTTTGTGAAGCTTTGTTAACTATCTATCAAGAAGTACAAGCGATCGCTAATGGGAGCATGGATCCCCACGATAATCCCTTGAAAAATGCCCCCCACACAGCCGCAGTTTTAACTGCCGATGATTGGAGTCGTCCCTATTCCCGTCAACAGGCAGCTTACCCGCTTTCTTGGCTAAAAGATTATAAATTCTGGCCGGTAGTGGGACGGGTTGATAATGCTTACGGGGACAGAAATCTGGTTTGTTCCTGTGAGGGTATGGACGCTTATAAGTAA